CTTGGCGCGCGGTGGGCGGTGGCGGATGACGAGCACCGCCAGCCCCCCGAGGAGGCCGGCCGCCACGATGCCGCCGACGAAGGGGGGGATCTTCGGCGGCGGGTAGACCTTCGGGGGCTTCGCGCTCTTCGCCGCGTGCAGCGCGCCGCCCTTCGGGATCGGGTGGTGGACGAACAGCCCGACGATCGCCCCGATCCCCGCGGCGATGCCCAACGTGACGTGCACGATGGCGAAGACGAGCCCGAGGCCGGCCGCCCGCAACGCCCCGCCGAGGGCGTGCCCGGCGTCGAGAGCCGCGGTCGTGAGGCCGCTCCCCCAGGCGCCGAGCGCGGCGGCGGCGAGGAAGCCGGCGCCGACGACGACGATCACCGGGACGAGGAGGATCGCCCCCCACACCCGGCGGTCGCCGCCGCGGGTCATCCCGGCCCCTACCGACGACGCCTCGCGGTTGCGCATCACGTAGCCGAGGAGGAAGACCTCGAGGAAGTAGACGACGAACAGCGGCCCGGCGCCGCGCGTCGCGGCGTGCAGCGCGCGGCCGGGCACCGCGGCGAGCACGATGAACAGGGTGAGGAAGGCGAGGCCGGTCCACGCCGCGGAGCGTCCGATCTGGCGGAACGAGCCGTGCGAGAGGCCGAGAACGACGCCCCGCAGCACCACCACCGCGACCGCGAGCCACGCGATCGTCGAGACCGCCGAGGGGGTCGCGCCGCGGACGCTGAAGGGGTCGACGGCGACCCGCCCGAAGGCCCCCGCGACGCTGCGCGAGGCGAGCGCCCCCGCGCCGAGGGCGATCACGGCGAGGCCGGCGACGCTCCCGAGGACGACCCGTGGCCACAGCGGGGCGCGCACGCAGCGCATCGCCCGCCCGACGAGCGCGCCCGCCGCCGCGGGGAGGGCGAGGGCGAGGTAGGGGACGTCCATCCGCAGGGTGCCCGTGGTGTTCACGAGCGCGGAGATGACGAGCGCGATCCACGTCGCCTCGCTCGCCGCGAGCGCCGCCGCAGGGAGCGGGTTATTCGGTGAGCGCCAGCGCATCGCTTCGCCGCCAGTCGCGTGGCCGCTCGGTGCGGAGGATCGCGTCGACCGTGCCCGCCGGGGGGGCGAGCGACCCCGGGCCGTCGACGAACAGCGCCGTCACCGGGGCCCGGCGGCGCACCTCGGCGAGGACGCCGAGCACCGTCGGCGAGAAGCGGGAGGAGATCACGAGCACGAGCGCCTGACGGCGGAGGCGACGGCTCTCGAGGTTCAGCACCCCGGCGAGGTTCGCCTGCGGGTCGGGCTCGCAGAGCGCGAGCAGCTCGAGCATCCGGCCGATCGCGTCGGGGGCGCTCGAAGGGTCGGCGGCGACGGGGTCGCCGTCAGCGAGGCCCGGCCCGAAGAGGCCGACCGGGAGGCCCTTGCCCCCGAAGTGCACCACGAAGGAGGCGGCGAGGCTGAGCGAGAACTCCCGCGCCTCCTCGGCGCCCTCTGAGCCCGACTGGTCGAGATCGAAGAAGACCGCCACCCGCGGGTTCGTCGTCGCCTCGAAGTCGCGCACGAGGAGCTCCCCCGAGCGCGCCGTCGCCCGCCAGTCGACGTGGCGGAGGGGGTCGCCGGCGCGGTACTGACGCATGCCGGCGATGCGGGTGGGGTCGGCGAGCAGCAGCGAGCGGGCGCGGCGTTCGCCGATCGGGGTGCGCGCCGCGAGGTCGAGCGGCGGCACGGCGAGGATCTTCGGGTAGACGACGAGCTCGTCGGCCCGCTCCTGGCGGGCGACGCGGTGGCGGAGGCCGAGGGGGTCGCCCGAGCGCACCTCGCTGCCGCCGAAGAGGTGGCGCCCCCGGTGGTCGCAGACGATCTCGATGCGGCGGAGCGAGCGCTGGAAGGGAAGGAGCGAGAAGGCCTGCAGGAGCGCCCGGTCCCCCTCCTCCTCGCGGTGCTCCACCGAGAGGCCGGGGAAGTCGAGCCGCTCGGGGACGACGTCGGTCACCCGGATCCAGGGGAGCGGGAGGAGCTTGTCGTTCACGAGCTCGCTCTCCAAGGTGACGTGCTCCCCGAACTCGGCGCGGTGCTGGGAGAGGCGGCGCGAGTAGGCGAGACCGACGAGGCAGGTCCGCTGCCAGAGGTACAGGACGAGGCTCGCCATGAGGCCGAGCGCCCCGAAGAGGGCGAGCGCCGCGGCATGCAGCCAGCCCCCGACGCCGGCGATGCCGGCGAAGACGACGATGGCGACGAGCTCGGGGTTGAGGTCCCAGAGCCAGTTCATCGCGGGGCGGCTCAGCTCGCGGGGCTGGCTTCGGGATCGAGCTCCTCGACGGGGACGTTCGTCCCGTCGACGATGCTCGCCACCACCTGCAGCTCGCTCACGCCCCTGAGGCGCGCCTGCGCGGAGAGGACGAGGCGGTGGGCGAGGACCGCCCCGGCGAGCGCCTTCACGTCGTCGGGGAGGGCGAAGGCGCGGCCCGCGATGAGGGCGCGGGCCTGCACCGCACGGTGCAGCGCGAGGGCGGCGCGGGGGCTCGCCCCGAGGCGGACCCGCGCATCGCCACGGGTCGCCCGCACGACGTCGAGGAGGTAGTCGCGCACCTCCTCTGAGACGAGCACCTCGGTGCGGGCGGCCTGCAGCGCCACGATCTCCTCGGGGGAGGTGACGGCCGTGAGCGTGGCGAGCGGGTCGGCCCGCTCGTAGCGGGTGAGGATCTCGTGCTCCTCGGCGAGGCTCGGGTAGCCGAGGTCGACGCGCACGAGGAAGCGGTCGAGCTGGGCCTCGGGGAGGGGGAAGGTCCCCTCGAGGTCGACGGGGTTCTGCGTGGCGACGACGAAGAAGGGCTCGGGGAGGCGGCGGGTCTCGCCGTCGACGGTGACCTGCCGCTCCTCCATCGCCTCGAGCAGCGACGACTGGGTGCGCGGGGTGGCCCGGTTGATCTCGTCGGCGAGCAGGACCTGGGTGAAGACCGGCCCGGCGCGGAACTCGAACTCGCCGCTCTTCTGGTTGTAGACGCTCGAACCGGTGACGTCGGAGGGGAGCACGTCGGGGGTGAACTGCACGCGCCCGAACGAGGCGCCGCTCACCGTGGCGAGCGAGCGAGCGAGGAGGGTCTTGCCGACGCCGGGGACGTCCTCCAACAGCGCGTGCCCCCGGCAGAGCAGCGCCACGAGGAGCTGCTCGAGCGCTGCCTCCTTGCCGACGACGACCGAGCCGACCGCCGCCGCGACGCGCGCCAATGCCGCCGAAGTCTGCCCGTTCTCCACGCCCGCGAACCCGCCCCTCGCTCGATCCTGCCCCCGCCGTGCAACTACCCCGGGGATGGCGGGACAGGCTAGACGGCCAAGCTGTGGTTTCGGCGAGAGGAACCTCCAGGCGGTCGGAGCTGGCCGAGGGCTAGGCGAGGGCCTCCTCGTCGGCAAGGCTCCGGTAGTAGCGATAGGCGGCGAGCATCCCCACCTCGCCCCCCGCCGAGCCGCGCGGGCGCGCCGGGTCGAGGGGGGCGGAGATGATCTCCTGGTCCTCGGGGAGGATCGGCTGCGGGTCGCCGATCAGGCAGGCCTGGTACATCATCGAGACGAGGCGGTTAGCGGTCACGCAGCGCACCGTGACGTCGGCGACGCTCGAGCCCGTCGCGCTGATCCCGTGGCCGCGCATCATCGTCACCTTGTGGTCGCCCATGAAGGTCGCGAGCCCCTCGCCGAGCTCGTCGTTGGCGACGGTGACGCTCCTCGGGTAGGTCGGCACCCCCTCGATCGCCATCTGCGCGGCACCGATGTCGAAGGCGCCGACGATCGGCACGATCTCCCGCTCGCCGATCGTGAGCAGCACCGCGGGGACGGGGTGGATGTGCGCGACCGAGCGCACCTCGGGGTGCAGCTTGTAGAGCCAGAGGTGGATGAAGCTCTCCGACGGCGGCTGCAGGCCGTCGGGGCCGCCCACCTTCTCGGCGTCGAAGTCGATCTCCAAGATGTCGTCGACCGAGGTGTAGCGCAGCCCCGCCTCGTCGACCCCCTTCCCCTTGATGAGGACGGTGTCGGCGCCCTCGGGGCGGTAGCTCACGTGGCCGAGGGCGGCGTGGGTGAGGCCGAGCTTGCCCATGATCCGGCACGACTGCGCGATCTCGGCGGCGAGTCGCGCCTTGTCCCCGCTGAAGGCGGCCATCGCTACAGCTCCAGCGTCGGCGGGTAGAAGAGCTCCTCGAGGCCGAGGCGGCGCGGCGTCAGCCCCTGCTCGTGGGAGTACTCGGTGATCGTCTCCAGGGTTTCCCGCTGGGCCTGCACGCCGTAGAGGAAGAGGTCCTTGTGGAGCGCCTGCAGGCTCTCGCCGCTGAGCAGCCCAGCCTCGCGGTAGGGCGTCGCGGTGGCGAGCGCCTCGGCGTGCGCGAGCTGCTTGGCCTCGAGGAGCATCGAGTAGAGGTTGAGCACCACCCACGGGTACGCCTCGACGACGTCCCGGCGGACGACCACGCAGTGGTTGATCGGGTAGAAGCCGGTCTTCTCGTAGTAGCGGATCGACTCGGCACGGGGGTCGGGGAAGAGGCGGGTGATCGTCGTGCCGGTGCTGAGGTCGGCACGGCTGCGGTCGACGAGGTTGCGGTCGGCGATGTAGAGGAGGGTCGCGTCGAGGGTGCCCGCCATCAGCATCTCGCCGATGTTGGAGTCGCGGTCGACGTAGTCGAGCTGCACCCCGGCGGGGGGCGTGAAGCCGGTCGCGCCGCCGTGGCTCTGCTCGGGGGGGCGCTCCATGAACCAGTGGAGGTCCTCGGGCTTCACCCCGAACTCGTGGAGCAGGACACCGCGTCCCCAGAGCGCCGCGGTCTGCTGGTACTCAGGGACGCCGACGCGCTTGCCGACGAGGTCCTCGGGCTTCGCGATGCCGGCGTCGGCGCGCACGAGGATGCCGGTGTGGAAGAACTGCCGGGAGGTGAAGACCGGGAGCGCGACCCAGGTGTCGTCGCCGTGGGCACGCGCCGCGAGCAGCGAGGACATCGACATCTCGGAGACCTCGAACTCCTGGAAGTGGAGCTGGCGCCAGAACATCTCCGAGGGGTGGACCTTGGTGACGTGCAGGTCGATCCCCTGGGCCTTCACCCGCCCCTGGTGGACCGGCTCGGTCCTCGCGTTCCCCGACAGCGCCGCGCCGAGCTCGATGTTGCCCATGTGGCTCCCCTCCGCGCCGCGGCGGACGCCCGGCCCAGCCGATCGTATTGAGCACCCGCAGGCCTGTCGAGGGGGGGCGGAATACCGCGGCCCCGGGGGCGTTAGAACATTCACGCAACGACGCGTAATCGAAATTACACCCGCTGAACGGCGAGGAGAAGATGCCTGAACTCCGCCAGACCCTGCCGCTGCTCCCCCTCACCTCGGGGGTCGTGCTCCCTGGGATGATGCTCACCCTCGCCCTCGAGTCCGACGAGGCGCGTGCCGCCGCCGAGGCGGCGCGAGCCGCCTCGGACCGCCTCCTCCTCGTCCCCCACCTGGAGGGGCGCTACTCCTCGATCGGCGTCGTCGCCGAGATCCTCGAGCGCGGCGAGATCCCGAAGGGGCCGCTCGCGGTCGTGCTGCGCGGCGTCGAGCGGGTGCACGTCGGCGCGGCGGTGCCGAGCACCGGCGACGCGCTGTGGGTGCAGGTCGACGCGGTCGAGCAGGCCCCGATCACCGACGCCGTGCGCGAGCTCGCCCGCGAGTACCGCGCCGTGCTCGAGAACATCCTCCTCACCAGCGGTGCGCACCGGCTGGCGAGCGAGCTGCGCGAGGCCACCGAGCCCGGCGAGATCGCCGACCTCTCGGGCTACTCGCCGGACCTCACCCTCGCCCAGAAGCTGGAGGTGCTCGAGGCGCTCGACGTCGAGGCGCGCCTGCGCCTCGTGCTCGGCTGGGCGCGCGAGGTCCTCGCCGACCTGACGCTGCGCGAGCAGATCAAGACCAACGTCGAGGAGGGGATGGAGCGCACACAGCGCGAGTTCCTCCTCCGCCGCCAGCTCGACGCGATCCGCAAGGAGCTCGGCGAGCTCTCCGAGGAGGGCGAGGAAGGGGCCGACGACCCCGCCGGCTACCGCCGCCGCGCCGAGCAGGCGACCCTCCCCGACGAGGTGCGCAAGGCCGTCGAGCGCGAGATCGGGCGCCTCGAGCGGACCAACGAGCAGAGCCCGGAGGGCGGCTGGATCCGCACCTGGCTCGACACCGTCCTCGAGCTCCCCTTCGGGGTCGAGTCCGAGGACAACCTCGACGTGAAGGCCGCCGCCGCGATCCTCGACGAGGACCACGAAGGGCTCCCCGAGGTGAAAGAGCGCATCCTCGAGCACCTCGCCGTGCGCAAGCTGCAGCACGAGCGGGGCCTCGTCTCGGTGGGGCGCGGCGCGGGGGCGATCCTCGTCCTCGTCGGCCCCCCCGGGGTCGGCAAGACCTCCCTCGGCGAGTCGGTGGCGCGCGCCCTTGACCGAAAGTTCGTGCGGGTCGCCCTCGGCGGCACCCACGACGAGGCCGAGATCCGCGGCCACCGCCGCACCTACGTCGGCGCGCAGCCCGGCCGCCTGGTGCGGGCGCTGCGCGAGGCGGGGACGATGAACCCGGTGCTCCTCCTCGACGAGGTCGACAAGCTCGGCAGCGACTTCCGCGGCGACCCCGCCTCGGCGCTGCTCGAGGTGCTCGACCCCGCGCAGAACCACACCTTCACCGACCACTACCTGGAGGTCCCCCTCGACCTCTCCAAGGTGCTGTTCCTCGCGACGGCGAACGTCCTCGAGACGATCCCCGGGCCGCTCCTCGACCGCATGGAGGTGCTCCGCCTCGACGGCTACTCCGAGGAGGAGAAGGTCCGCATCGGGCGCAACCACCTCCTCCCCCGCCAGCTCGAGCGCGCCGCGCTCGCCGAGTCCGAGGTCGAGGTGAGCGACGCCGCGCTGCTGCGCATCGTCGCCGAGTACACCCGCGAGGCGGGCGTCCGCCAGCTAGAGCGGGAGATCGCCCGCCTGCTGCGCAAGGCGGCGACCAGGATCGTCTCCGGCGAGCGCAGCGCCCCGGTGGTCGTCGGGGAGGAGGACGTCGCCTCCTGGCTCGGCCGCCGCAAGGTCTTCACCGAGGTCGCCGAGCGCACGAGCGTGCCGGGTGTGGCCACGGGCCTCGCCGTCACCGGTGCCGGGGGCGACGTGCTGTTCGTCGAGGCGAACGCCGCGGCCGGCGGCGAGGGCCTGACCCTCACCGGCCAGCTCGGTGAGGTGATGAAGGAGTCGGCCGAGATCGCCCTCTCCTACGTGCGGGCGCACGCCCCCGAGCTCGGGATCGGCCCCGAGGCCCTCGCCGGGCGCCACTTCCACGTGCACGTCCCGGCGGGCGCGGTCCCAAAGGACGGCCCCTCGGCGGGCGTCACGATGACCTCGGCCCTCGTGAGCCTGCTCACCGGGCGCGCCGTCCGGCCCGAGGTGGGGATGACCGGCGAGGTCACGCTGCGAGGCAAGGTGCTGCCGATCGGCGGCGTCGTGCAGAAGGTGCTCGCCGCCCACCGCGCCGGCCTCACCGAGGTCGCGCTGCCGGCCCGCAACGGCCCCGACCTCGAGGACCTGCCCGAGTCGGTGCGCATCGCGATGCGCTTCCACCTCGTGAGCGACGTCGACGAGCTGCTCGCCGTCGTCCTCGCCGAGCCCGAGGCGGCCCTCGAGCGCGCGGCCGCGTAGGGGGCCGGTAGGTTCCCTTTGTGCCCGACGCCCCGCCGACGGTGCGGCGCATCATCCTCGTGAGCGGCCTCGTGCAGGGGGTCTACTTCCGAGAGAGCTGCCGCGTCGAGGCGGGGCGTCTCGGCGTCTCGGGCACCGTCGAGAACCTCACCGACGGGAGGCTGCGCGGCGACTTCGAGGGCCCCGAGCCGGCCGTCGAGGCGCTCGTCGCCTGGTGCGGGCACGGCCCGGCGCGCGCCCGAGTCGAGGGGCTGGCGGCGAGCGACGCCACCCCGCAGGGCGCGTCGGACTTCTGCATCCTGCACTGAAGCGGCGGCCGCTCCCTACCGGTCGGCGGCGTCGTCGGCGGGCCTCTGCCACCGGACGATGAGCACCGTGGCGTCGTCGCGGAGCGCTCCCTCGTGGTGCTCGACGACGGCACGGACGAGGTGCCGCACGATGAGCGGGATGGGGACCTCGTCAAAGGCGCAGCGATCGACGAGGTCGATCAGCCGTTCGGTGCCGAAGCCCTCGGTCCCCCGGCCCTCGGTGATCCCGTCGGTGTAGAACAGCACGCCGTCACCGGGCTCGAGGGGCTCCTGGTGCACCGTGCAGACGCCGTGACCGGTGCCCCACGGCCCCGTCGGTGGCCCGACGAGCTCCCCGACCACCTGCCCGTGGCGGATGAGCATCGGCGCGGGGTGGCCGGCGTTGATCCAGTGGAGGACGCCGCTGTCGAGGTCGAGGCGGCCGATCTGGCCCGTGACGAAGCCGTCGCCGCGGTGCTCGGAGGCGACGACGCGGTCGACGCTCTCGTGGATGTGCTCGAGGGTCCGGCTCTCGCGGCGGTCGTGGCGGTAGCAGCCGAGGGCGAGCGCGGCGAGCATCGCCGACCGCAGCCCGTGGCCCATCGAGTCCATGAAGGCGAAGTCGAGCTGGGAGCCGTTCAGCGCATAGTCGAAGCAGTCCCCGCCGACCTCGTAGGCGGGCTCGAGCATGCCCGCCACCGCGACGCGCGGCGTGGCGAGGGTGAGGGGTGGGAGCAGGTCCCACTGCATGCTCGCCGCCAGCGACATCGACTTCCGCCGGCGATGCAGCCCGTAGGTGTCGGTGACCCGGCTCTGGATCGCGAGCGCGAAGCCGGCGAGCACGCCGAGGTCCTCGCACTGCGCCAGCACTGCGGGGTCGCCCGCGGGAAGCGTGAGCGCCAGCACCCCGGTGACATCGGAGCCTTCGACGATCGGGGCCCAGACGCGCGTACCGTCGGCGCGCTCGACCGCGACGACCTCGCGCTGTAGGAAGGCCCTCCCCGCGACCGTGCTGTTCACGTCCTCGGAGTGCGGCAGCTCCTCGTGGGCGGAGCGGTTGGGGAGCGGCTCGAGCACCTGCTGCTCGAAGTCGACGACGTAGAGCACGAGGTCGGCGCCGCCGAGCGAGGCGGCGGCGGAGGCCATCGCGTCCGCGACGTCGGAGGGGTCGGCGCGGCGCATCGCGCGGACGAGGCCGCCCAGCTCGAGCTTCTCGGGTGACGATTCGATTACCGACCCTCCCACATGACGCCCGACCGCTCCTGCGCAGTCCGGGACGGCGGGGTGGCGCGGCTCACGGCGCGGCGTCGAAGAGCCCGGGCAGCCAGGCCTCGATCCCCATCGAACGCGCCAGCCCGACCGGCCCGAGGTAGGGGGTGGCGCGGAAGGCACGCCCCTCCCGCGCGAGCTCGCCGAGGGTGTCGTCCATCGCCCGCGAGGCGGCGTCGACGAGCAGCGCCGGATAGATGACGAGGGCGTAGCCGAGCGCCGCGAGCTCGTCGTCGGTGACCTCCACTGAGGCGATCGAGCCCACCATGTTCAGCATCTTCGGTCCCGCCACCTCGCGCCCGATCACCTCGAGCTCGTCGCGCGACGAGATCCCCTCGACAAAGACGAGGTCCGCGCCCGCCGCGCGGTAGCGCCGGCAGCGCGCCACCGCCTCGTCGACGCCGAGCAGGTCGAGCGCGTCGGTGCGGGCGATCACGAGGAAATCGGGGTCGCTGCGGGCCGCGGCCGCCGCCGCGAGGCGCTCGGCGAACTCGGCGGCGTCGACGACGCTCTTGCCCGGGAGGAAGCCGCAGCGCTTGGGGAAGGACTGGTCCTCGAGGTGCACTGCGGCGGCGCCCGCCCTCTCGAGGAGCGAGACGAAGCGGGCCACCTGGGAGGGCCCCCCGTAGCCGGTGTCGCCGTCGGCGACGAGGGGGACCTTCGTCGTCGCCGCGAGGCGACGCACGTGCTCGACGACCTCGGTCATCGAGACGAGGCCGATGTCGGGGAGGCCGAAGGCCGAGCCCGCGCCGGCGCTCCCGCTCACGTGCGCGGCCCGAAAGCCCGCACGTTCGACGGCACGCAGCGAGAGGCCGTCGAAGACGCTCGGTGCGACGAGCACGCCGCCGCCCTGAAGGGCCGCGCGCAGCGCCGCCGGCCCCTCGAGCGCGCGCTCCACCTCCCCGACGCTAACCGCGGCCCCTGCGCCGCCCGGGCCGAAGCGCGCGCCGAGCCATTAGCTTCGAGGCCCGAAGTGATCGCGCCCGCGAAGCCGCCGGGGAAAGGAAGATTCCGATGCCGGACCTCGAGCTCGCCTTCGCCATCGGCGACAACCCCCGCTCGCGCGCGATCCTCACCGGGGCGGTGAAGCCGCAGGGGATCAACCTGCACGCCAGCAAGGTGCACGGCTCGGAGATCTTCTGGCGCCAGCTCCACTTCCAGGAGTTCGAGGCGAGCGAGCTCTCGATGTCGAGCCTCATGATCGCCCGCGCGCGGGGCGACGACACCTGGATCGGCCTCCCCGTCTTCACCTCGCGGAGCTTCTTCCACCTCGGCATCCTCGTCCGCGAGGACGCCGGCATCGCGGCCCCCGCCGACCTCGTCGGAAAGCGCGTCGGCATCCCCGAGTACCAGCAGACCGCGGCGCTGTGGAAGCGGGCCGTGCTGCTGCACGAGTTCGGGGTCGCCCCCGAGCAGATGCACTGGTTCATGGAGCGCCAGCCGGAGATGAGCCACGGCGGCGCGACCGGCTTCGTCGCGCCCGACGGCGTCGACTTCAAGTACGTCCCCGCGGACTCGAACATCGGCGAGATGCTGATGGCCGGCGAGCTCGACTGCGCGCTCGGCTACATCACCGACAACAACCTCGTCGACAAGAGCCGCATCCAGTTCGGCCCCGGCTCGGGCGTGCGGCGCCTGTTCCCCGACCCCGTCGCCGAGGCGCGCCGCTACTACACCTCGAGCGGCTTCTTCCCGATCAACCACTGCGTCGCCGTGCGCCGAGACGTCGCCGAGGCGCACCCCTGGGTGATGCTCAACCTCTACTCCGCGTTCCTCGAGGCCAAGGAGCGCGCCCGCGAGGCGGTCGTCACCGACCTCGGCCCCTTCCTCGAGGCCGGCGTCGTCGGCGGCGAGATCGAGTCCCAGCTCTCGAGCGACCTCTTCCCCTACGGGGTGCAGGCCAACCGGAAGATCCTCGAGGCGATGACGAGCTACTCCCACGAGCAGGGGCTCACCCCCCGCAAGCTCTCCCTCGAGGAGATCTTCTACCCGCCCTCGCTCGAGCTCTGAGGGGCGCGCCGCGGCTCAGAAACGGTCGCGGTGGACGACGCTCCCGAGGTCGCGGCGGGGCGCGGCCCTGAGCGCGGCGCCGAGGAGGTAGCCGACGGGGACGAGCGCGACCTGCGCGACCTCGTCGTAGGGGATGCCGAGGAGCTCGGCCGCCTCGCGCTCGTAGGAGAGGTGCATCGTCGTGAACGCCGTGCCGAGGCCGCGGCTCCTCGCCGCGAGGCAGAAGCTCCACACCGCCGGCAGGATCGAGCCGAAGTAGGCGGCGAGCGAGGAGGTCGACCGCCCCTCGGGGCGCCCTTCGGCGCAGGCGACGAGGTGGACGGGGACCTCGCCGAGGTGCTCCGCGAGGTAGCGCGCCGAGTCGTGCACCCGCGCCGTCGCCGCGTCGGGGGCCGGCCCCGCCGCGATGCGCTCCTCGTAGCGGGAGAAGGCCCGCGCGTAGAGGGCGGCGAGGCCGGCGCGCAGCGCGCCGTCGGTGACCACGACGAAGTGCCATCCCTGGCGGTTGGAGCCGCTCGGTGCCTGCAGCGCGAGGGCGAGGCACTCCTCGACGAGCTCCTCGGGCACGGGCCGAGCGAGGTCGAGCCGTCGGCGCACCGCCCGCGTGGTGCTCAGCAGCTCATCGGGTCCGAGCATCGGCTCCTCCTCGAACGGCCACGGCCCCGGCAGAAAACGCCCGGGCCGTGGTAGTGGTCTCGGCGCTTCGCGCCGCGGGGCTATTCGGCGTTGCCCGCCTGCAGCCAGCCGACGTAGTCGGCGATCCCCGACTCGGTCGAGTACTGCGGCTCGAAGCCGGTGTCCTCGTGGATCCAGCTGAGGTCGAGGTAGGGCACCTCGCCGGGGCTGTTCGGGGCGTGGCCGGCGGGGAGCTCGAGCTCGGCGTCGGGGAGCACCTTGTGGACCGCGGCGACGAGGTCCTCGTTCCTCGTCGCCCGCCCGGAAGCGATGTTGTAGGTACGGTGGTTGAGCTTCTCCGCGACCTGCAGCAGGGCGATGCCCCGCCCGCAGTCCTTCACGTAGCACATGTCCCCGCCGTCCTCGGCGTAGGGGACGCCGCGCGGCCCTTCGAGGTTGGGCTTCTCGCCCTTCACCGCGGCGTGCACGAGCTTGGAGGGGAGGTTCGCCATCGAGTGGTAGAGCGGCCCCCAGATGCCAGCGATGCGGAGGTTCACGAGGTCGATCCCGGTGCGGCCGGCGAAGTGGGTGCCGAGGATCTCGTAGGACTTCTTGAAGGCCTCGGTCGGGTTGCCGCCGGTCATCGGCAGCGGCATGTCCTCGCGGTAGGGGAGCTCGCGCACCCCGGAGTAGACGGCGAGCGAGCTCGCGATCCCGATCCGCTTGACCTCCCAGTCCTGGGCCGCCTGCAGGGCGTTCAGCAGGCCGTTCATGTTCACGCGGAAGTCGTCGGCGGGGCT
This Acidimicrobiales bacterium DNA region includes the following protein-coding sequences:
- a CDS encoding DUF4129 domain-containing protein, whose product is MRWRSPNNPLPAAALAASEATWIALVISALVNTTGTLRMDVPYLALALPAAAGALVGRAMRCVRAPLWPRVVLGSVAGLAVIALGAGALASRSVAGAFGRVAVDPFSVRGATPSAVSTIAWLAVAVVVLRGVVLGLSHGSFRQIGRSAAWTGLAFLTLFIVLAAVPGRALHAATRGAGPLFVVYFLEVFLLGYVMRNREASSVGAGMTRGGDRRVWGAILLVPVIVVVGAGFLAAAALGAWGSGLTTAALDAGHALGGALRAAGLGLVFAIVHVTLGIAAGIGAIVGLFVHHPIPKGGALHAAKSAKPPKVYPPPKIPPFVGGIVAAGLLGGLAVLVIRHRPPRAKAPKVATPPELVSSVFTWGKLFALLFAAARRLLSRLGSRLSRRRAPRRRTAHPVGVRGDYRRVLLAAHEAGRGRSLSETPREFASRVAPELGEGAELLAGLTDRYERARYAGAPSEGGSEGAADVLVAAFAALVGGAADGPAVAAAGTTSSD
- a CDS encoding DUF58 domain-containing protein, which codes for MNWLWDLNPELVAIVVFAGIAGVGGWLHAAALALFGALGLMASLVLYLWQRTCLVGLAYSRRLSQHRAEFGEHVTLESELVNDKLLPLPWIRVTDVVPERLDFPGLSVEHREEEGDRALLQAFSLLPFQRSLRRIEIVCDHRGRHLFGGSEVRSGDPLGLRHRVARQERADELVVYPKILAVPPLDLAARTPIGERRARSLLLADPTRIAGMRQYRAGDPLRHVDWRATARSGELLVRDFEATTNPRVAVFFDLDQSGSEGAEEAREFSLSLAASFVVHFGGKGLPVGLFGPGLADGDPVAADPSSAPDAIGRMLELLALCEPDPQANLAGVLNLESRRLRRQALVLVISSRFSPTVLGVLAEVRRRAPVTALFVDGPGSLAPPAGTVDAILRTERPRDWRRSDALALTE
- a CDS encoding MoxR family ATPase, producing MENGQTSAALARVAAAVGSVVVGKEAALEQLLVALLCRGHALLEDVPGVGKTLLARSLATVSGASFGRVQFTPDVLPSDVTGSSVYNQKSGEFEFRAGPVFTQVLLADEINRATPRTQSSLLEAMEERQVTVDGETRRLPEPFFVVATQNPVDLEGTFPLPEAQLDRFLVRVDLGYPSLAEEHEILTRYERADPLATLTAVTSPEEIVALQAARTEVLVSEEVRDYLLDVVRATRGDARVRLGASPRAALALHRAVQARALIAGRAFALPDDVKALAGAVLAHRLVLSAQARLRGVSELQVVASIVDGTNVPVEELDPEASPAS
- a CDS encoding class II aldolase/adducin family protein translates to MAAFSGDKARLAAEIAQSCRIMGKLGLTHAALGHVSYRPEGADTVLIKGKGVDEAGLRYTSVDDILEIDFDAEKVGGPDGLQPPSESFIHLWLYKLHPEVRSVAHIHPVPAVLLTIGEREIVPIVGAFDIGAAQMAIEGVPTYPRSVTVANDELGEGLATFMGDHKVTMMRGHGISATGSSVADVTVRCVTANRLVSMMYQACLIGDPQPILPEDQEIISAPLDPARPRGSAGGEVGMLAAYRYYRSLADEEALA
- a CDS encoding PhnD/SsuA/transferrin family substrate-binding protein is translated as MGNIELGAALSGNARTEPVHQGRVKAQGIDLHVTKVHPSEMFWRQLHFQEFEVSEMSMSSLLAARAHGDDTWVALPVFTSRQFFHTGILVRADAGIAKPEDLVGKRVGVPEYQQTAALWGRGVLLHEFGVKPEDLHWFMERPPEQSHGGATGFTPPAGVQLDYVDRDSNIGEMLMAGTLDATLLYIADRNLVDRSRADLSTGTTITRLFPDPRAESIRYYEKTGFYPINHCVVVRRDVVEAYPWVVLNLYSMLLEAKQLAHAEALATATPYREAGLLSGESLQALHKDLFLYGVQAQRETLETITEYSHEQGLTPRRLGLEELFYPPTLEL
- the lon gene encoding endopeptidase La, which codes for MPELRQTLPLLPLTSGVVLPGMMLTLALESDEARAAAEAARAASDRLLLVPHLEGRYSSIGVVAEILERGEIPKGPLAVVLRGVERVHVGAAVPSTGDALWVQVDAVEQAPITDAVRELAREYRAVLENILLTSGAHRLASELREATEPGEIADLSGYSPDLTLAQKLEVLEALDVEARLRLVLGWAREVLADLTLREQIKTNVEEGMERTQREFLLRRQLDAIRKELGELSEEGEEGADDPAGYRRRAEQATLPDEVRKAVEREIGRLERTNEQSPEGGWIRTWLDTVLELPFGVESEDNLDVKAAAAILDEDHEGLPEVKERILEHLAVRKLQHERGLVSVGRGAGAILVLVGPPGVGKTSLGESVARALDRKFVRVALGGTHDEAEIRGHRRTYVGAQPGRLVRALREAGTMNPVLLLDEVDKLGSDFRGDPASALLEVLDPAQNHTFTDHYLEVPLDLSKVLFLATANVLETIPGPLLDRMEVLRLDGYSEEEKVRIGRNHLLPRQLERAALAESEVEVSDAALLRIVAEYTREAGVRQLEREIARLLRKAATRIVSGERSAPVVVGEEDVASWLGRRKVFTEVAERTSVPGVATGLAVTGAGGDVLFVEANAAAGGEGLTLTGQLGEVMKESAEIALSYVRAHAPELGIGPEALAGRHFHVHVPAGAVPKDGPSAGVTMTSALVSLLTGRAVRPEVGMTGEVTLRGKVLPIGGVVQKVLAAHRAGLTEVALPARNGPDLEDLPESVRIAMRFHLVSDVDELLAVVLAEPEAALERAAA
- a CDS encoding acylphosphatase; the protein is MPDAPPTVRRIILVSGLVQGVYFRESCRVEAGRLGVSGTVENLTDGRLRGDFEGPEPAVEALVAWCGHGPARARVEGLAASDATPQGASDFCILH